A genomic window from Vitis riparia cultivar Riparia Gloire de Montpellier isolate 1030 chromosome 18, EGFV_Vit.rip_1.0, whole genome shotgun sequence includes:
- the LOC117906500 gene encoding deoxyuridine 5'-triphosphate nucleotidohydrolase-like, with product MLGWAFLIRPMNPCTMAGILGAITAKTPSHAGVVIYRPALSFFKTSNGQIFCNYSSRNPSLNRLLRMAQHDPQCRSPEIEEPAPKIQKLHQNGVSQDSQCPLSLLRVKKLSERAVLPSRASPLSAGYDLSSATETKVPARGKALVPTDLSIGIPEGTYARIAPRSGLAWKHSIDVGAGVIDADYRGPVGVILFNHSDVDFEVKVGDRIAQLIIEKIITPEVMEVEDLDSTERGVGGFGSTGV from the exons ATGTTGGGCTGGGCATTTTTAATCCGACCCATGAACCCATGTACTATGGCGGGAATTCTTGGCGCCATTACCGCGAAAACCCCATCCCACGCGGGTGTTGTTATATATAGACCCGCTCTCTCCTTTTTCAAAACCTCAAATGGTCAAATTTTCTGTAACTACTCATCTCGTAACCCTTCTCTCAATCGTTTGCTAAGAATGGCCCAGCACGATCCACAGTGTAGAAGCCCTGAAATCGAAGAGCCGGCACCGAAAATTCAGAAGCTTCACCAAAATGGCGTTTCTCAAGACTCCCAATGCCCCCTCTCTCTTCTGAGAGTGAAGAAGCTTTCAGAAAGGGCTGTTTTGCCTTCAAGGGCTTCTCCTCTCTCCGCTGGTTACGATCTCTCCAG TGCAACGGAGACCAAGGTACCGGCAAGAGGAAAAGCTCTGGTTCCAACAGATTTAAGCATTGGAATACCGGAAGGAACATATGCCCGCATTG cTCCGCGGTCGGGTCTAGCATGGAAACACTCCATTGATGTTGGGGCCGGTGTGATTGATGCCGACTACAGAGGACCTGTTGGGGTCATCTTATTCAATCACTCAGACGTTGATTTTGAAGTGAAAGTTGGTGATAGAATTGCTCAACTGATAATCGAGAAGATTATAACTCCTGAAGTTATGGAGGTCGAGGACTTGGATTCTACAGAGAGAGGTGTGGGAGGGTTCGGATCTACCGGTGTCTGA
- the LOC117906499 gene encoding glucose-6-phosphate isomerase, cytosolic, which yields MASSTLICDTEPWKNLRAHVEDIKKTHLRDLMSDTKRCQSMMVEFDGLLLDYSRQCATLETMDKLFKLAEATNLKQKIGRMYNGERINSTENRPVLHVALRAPRDSVIQSDGKNVVPDVWKVLDKIRVFSETVRSGSWVGATGKALTDVISVGIGGSFLGPLFVHTALQTDPEASKFAKGRQLRFLANVDPVDVARNITGLNPETTLVVVVSKTFTTAETMLNARTLREWISAALGPSAVAKHMVAVSTNLTLVEQFGIDPNNAFAFWDWVGGRYSVCSAVGVLPLSLQYGFSVVEKFLKGASSIDQHFYSAPFEKNIPVLLGLLSVWNVSFLGYPARAILPYSQALEKFAPHIQQVSMESNGKGVSIDGVPLPFEAGEIDFGEPGTNGQHSFYQLIHQGRVIPCDFIGVVKSQQPVYLKGEVVSNHDELMSNFFAQPDALAYGKTPEQLQNENVLQHLIPHKTFSGNRPSLSLLLPSLNAYNIGQLLAIYEHRIAVEGFVWGINSFDQWGVELGKSLASQVRKQLNSARTKGKPVEGFNYSTTTLLKRYLEASSDIPSDPCTLLPQM from the exons ATGGCTTCCTCTACTCTAATCTGCGATACCGAGCCATGGAAGAATTTGAGG GCTCATGTTGAGGATATTAAAAAGACTCACTTGCGTGATTTGATGAGTGACACGAAGAGATGCCAGTCAATGATGGT CGAGTTTGACGGGTTGCTGTTGGACTACTCACGGCAGTGTGCCACTCTGGAAACCATGGATAAGCTCTTCAAATTGGCAGAG GCAACAAATCTCAAACAAAAAATTGGCAGAATGTACAATGGAGAGCGT ATAAACAGTACAGAGAATAGGCCAGTACTTCATGTAGCTCTCCGTGCTCCAAGGGATTCTGTTATACAGAGTGATGGCAAAAATGTGGTCCCAGATGTCTGGAAAGTTCTAGACAAGATCCGAGTGTTTTCTGAGACAGTCCGCAGTGGTTCCTGG GTTGGAGCCACTGGAAAAGCATTGACGGATGTAATTTCTGTGGGCATTGGTGGCAGCTTCTTAGGCCCTCTTTTTGTGCACACTGCTCTGCAAACAG ATCCAGAGGCTAGTAAATTTGCAAAAGGGCGCCAGCTGCGTTT CCTTGCAAATGTTGATCCTGTCGATGTGGCTAGAAATATCACAGGGCTGAACCCTGAAACTACTTTAG TTGTGGTGGTTTCGAAGACTTTTACAACAGCTGAAACTATGTTGAATGCCCGTACTCTAAGGGAATGGATTTCAGCTGCTCTAGG GCCTTCAGCAGTAGCAAAGCATATGGTGGCTGTCAGTACTAATCTTACG CTTGTAGAACAATTTGGCATTGATCCTAATAATGCTTTTGCATTCTGGGACTGGGTAGGAGGCCGATATAGTG TTTGCAGTGCTGTTGGTGTGCTGCCTTTATCTCTCCAATATGGTTTCTCAGTTGTTGAGAA GTTCCTGAAGGGAGCTTCAAGCATTGATCAACATTTCTATTCAGCACCATTTGAGAAGAACATACCT GTGCTTTTAGGTTTGTTGAGTGTATGGAACGTTTCATTTCTTGGATATCCTGCAAGA GCAATCTTACCATACTCCCAAGCCCTGGAGAAGTTTGCCCCACATATCCAACAG GTTAGCATGGAGAGTAATGGAAAGGGTGTCTCAATTGATGGTGTGCCACTTCCATTTGAGGCTGGTGAAATTGATTTTGGTGAGCCGGGAACAAATGGTCAGCACAGCTTTTACCAACTAATTCACCAG GGCCGTGTTATTCCTTGTGATTTTATTGGTGTTGTAAAGAGTCAGCAACCTGTGTACCTGAAAG GTGAAGTGGTGAGTAACCACGATGAGCTCATGTCTAACTTCTTTGCACAGCCAGATGCCCTTGCTTATGGAAAG ACCCCAGAACAATTGCAAAATGAGAATGTTCTGCAGCATCTTATTCCTCACAAG ACATTCTCTGGCAACCGGCCTTCTTTGAGCCTTCTGCTTCCATCACTGAATGCTTATAATATTGGACAG TTGTTGGCAATCTATGAACATAGAATTGCTGTGGAAGGTTTTGTATGGGGTATCAATTCTTTTGACCAGTGGGGAGTTGAGTTAGGGAAG TCATTGGCATCTCAAGTCCGAAAGCAACTTAATTCAGCTCGAACGAAGGGAAAACCAGTTGAAGGATTTAACTACAGCACTACTACTTTGTTAAAGAGATATCTGGAG GCAAGTTCGGATATTCCTTCTGATCCTTGCACCCTTCTACCACAGATGTAA